From the Maioricimonas rarisocia genome, one window contains:
- the rnc gene encoding ribonuclease III → MADVPPDDFTEAQLDECEAVLQYRFRDRVLLRRALTHSSVSRTRLDSNERLEFLGDAILGTIVCEALFEQYPESPEGELTRIKSVVVSRATCARLTRRLGLQAFLRLGKGVAHRDRVPGSILAAVFEAVVGAMHLDGGLQVTKEFVLRAIGDEMNRAAESATGVNYKSLLQQLSQKAYGETPVYSVLDEKGPDHSKCFKVSAMIGARVFEAAWGPSKKTAEQRAANNALFQIEGKEPPEPVD, encoded by the coding sequence ATGGCAGATGTGCCACCGGACGACTTCACCGAGGCACAGCTCGACGAATGTGAAGCGGTGCTGCAGTACCGTTTTCGCGATCGGGTGCTGCTTCGTCGCGCGCTCACCCATTCTTCCGTGTCGCGAACGCGGCTGGATTCGAACGAGCGACTCGAGTTTCTGGGGGATGCGATCCTGGGAACAATCGTCTGCGAGGCGCTGTTCGAGCAGTACCCCGAAAGTCCGGAGGGGGAACTGACCCGGATCAAGTCGGTCGTGGTGAGCCGGGCCACATGCGCCCGGCTGACACGTCGGCTGGGGCTGCAGGCGTTTCTGCGACTGGGCAAAGGTGTCGCGCACCGCGATCGCGTGCCGGGCTCGATCCTGGCGGCCGTCTTCGAAGCGGTCGTGGGAGCGATGCATCTGGACGGCGGCCTGCAGGTGACCAAGGAGTTCGTGCTGCGGGCGATTGGTGACGAAATGAACCGTGCGGCCGAGTCGGCGACGGGCGTCAACTACAAGAGTCTGCTGCAGCAACTCTCGCAGAAGGCGTACGGAGAGACGCCGGTCTACTCGGTGCTGGACGAGAAGGGGCCGGACCATTCGAAGTGCTTCAAGGTCTCGGCGATGATCGGGGCGCGGGTGTTCGAAGCCGCGTGGGGGCCGAGCAAGAAGACGGCCGAACAGCGTGCGGCGAACAATGCCCTGTTCCAGATCGAAGGGAAAGAGCCACCGGAGCCGGTGGACTGA
- a CDS encoding ComEC/Rec2 family competence protein gives MFHSCSRRSLLALTVLTVGLLLPSSLLAGQTDRRLDLYFIDVEGGAATLIVTPEGESILIDSGYPDYGGRDLNRILHVVTDVAGLDRIHHAVVSHWHLDHYGNHAALTSEIEIGKFWDRGIPDALQEDRKFEERIAAYRAASQNDSGTLRAGDHFELDSTAAPLSVTVATASREVIENTGQPNPFADQHEPRPEDPTDNAASLSLLFEFGDFRFLCCGDLTWNIEAKLVTPNNPLGKIDLFMVTHHGLPTSNNPVLVQAIDPVVAVMCNGPTKGGHPDTIATLRSCESLKHLYQLHRNVKLGPEEQTPKEFIANSEPTVNCEGRWVKASVAPDGNSYTVQIGTDGKVREYQTRTSPAGN, from the coding sequence GTGTTCCACTCATGCTCCCGTCGATCACTGCTGGCGCTGACCGTCCTGACGGTCGGCTTGCTGCTGCCGTCCTCACTGCTGGCCGGTCAGACCGATCGCCGACTCGACCTGTACTTCATCGATGTCGAAGGAGGAGCCGCGACGCTCATCGTCACGCCGGAAGGCGAGTCGATCCTCATCGACTCCGGCTATCCCGACTACGGCGGCCGGGATCTCAACCGCATCCTGCACGTCGTCACCGATGTCGCCGGACTCGACCGCATCCACCATGCGGTTGTCTCTCACTGGCACCTGGACCACTACGGCAATCATGCGGCGCTGACGTCCGAGATCGAGATCGGGAAGTTCTGGGACCGCGGGATCCCCGATGCATTGCAGGAGGACAGGAAATTCGAAGAGCGAATCGCCGCCTACCGCGCCGCTTCTCAAAACGACTCGGGAACGCTTCGCGCGGGGGATCACTTCGAACTCGATTCGACCGCCGCCCCGCTCTCCGTCACTGTCGCCACAGCCAGCCGCGAAGTCATCGAGAACACCGGCCAGCCCAACCCGTTCGCCGACCAGCACGAGCCGCGGCCGGAGGATCCGACCGACAATGCGGCCAGCCTGAGCCTGCTGTTCGAATTCGGCGACTTCCGCTTCCTCTGCTGTGGCGATCTGACCTGGAACATCGAAGCGAAGCTGGTCACCCCCAACAATCCGCTGGGCAAGATCGACCTGTTCATGGTTACGCATCACGGTCTGCCGACCAGCAACAACCCGGTCCTCGTACAGGCCATCGATCCGGTCGTTGCCGTGATGTGCAACGGGCCGACCAAGGGGGGCCATCCGGACACGATCGCCACGCTCCGATCGTGCGAGTCGCTGAAGCATCTGTACCAGCTGCACCGGAACGTCAAGCTCGGTCCCGAAGAGCAGACGCCCAAAGAGTTCATCGCCAACAGCGAACCGACCGTCAACTGCGAGGGACGGTGGGTGAAAGCGTCCGTTGCCCCCGACGGCAACAGCTACACGGTTCAGATTGGAACCGACGGCAAGGTGCGCGAGTACCAGACCCGGACGAGCCCGGCCGGCAACTGA
- a CDS encoding DUF2752 domain-containing protein, with protein sequence MTPAPSLKSKNSQFVEGYPLVRASRVLLLAWSLFLIAGFGLAFWLDPDPRGYGTHTRLGLPPCSLRILFGIPCPSCGGTTAFAHFVRGQWIAAVEANVAAFVLAVTCATMIPWCWYSAWRGRLWKVTDPSMALLSLLLVLAGVSAVQWLVWLIVPVAG encoded by the coding sequence ATGACTCCGGCCCCCTCTCTCAAATCCAAGAACTCCCAATTCGTCGAAGGTTACCCGCTCGTACGGGCCAGCCGCGTATTGCTGCTGGCCTGGAGCCTGTTTCTGATTGCCGGGTTCGGACTGGCCTTCTGGCTGGACCCCGATCCGCGCGGTTACGGGACTCACACGCGGCTGGGGCTTCCTCCCTGCAGTCTCCGGATCCTGTTCGGCATACCGTGTCCAAGTTGTGGTGGCACAACAGCCTTCGCACACTTTGTTCGCGGCCAGTGGATCGCTGCTGTGGAAGCCAACGTGGCCGCGTTCGTGCTTGCGGTGACCTGCGCGACAATGATTCCCTGGTGCTGGTACAGCGCCTGGCGAGGAAGACTATGGAAGGTCACGGACCCCTCGATGGCGTTGCTGTCGCTGCTGCTCGTGCTGGCCGGTGTGTCGGCGGTGCAGTGGCTGGTATGGCTGATCGTCCCGGTCGCGGGCTGA
- a CDS encoding glycosyltransferase family 2 protein, with amino-acid sequence MPAYNAATTLERTVADIPEGSVDEIILVDDCSNDDTVKLARSLGLTVIAHETNGGYGANQKTCYRAALDRGADYVVMIHPDYQYDSRVVGAAIEFIKLGICDVMMGSRIRTRREALDGGMPVWKYVANRCLTTVENIALGQNLGDFHSGFRAYSRKVLETVPFEKNSDDFVFDSQFLAQAVHFGFRIGDIPVPVRYFDEASSISFRRCITYGLATLGVLGEFYRHRCTPWKSERFQTDA; translated from the coding sequence ATGCCCGCGTACAACGCGGCGACAACACTCGAGCGGACTGTCGCCGATATTCCTGAAGGGTCTGTCGACGAAATCATTCTCGTCGACGACTGCAGCAACGACGACACGGTGAAGCTGGCACGCAGCCTCGGGCTGACGGTCATCGCTCACGAGACCAACGGCGGGTACGGCGCCAACCAGAAGACCTGCTACCGCGCGGCTCTCGATCGGGGTGCCGACTACGTCGTCATGATTCACCCCGACTATCAGTACGACAGCCGGGTCGTCGGAGCGGCGATCGAATTCATCAAGCTCGGCATCTGCGACGTGATGATGGGCTCCCGCATTCGCACGCGGCGGGAAGCCCTCGATGGGGGCATGCCGGTCTGGAAGTACGTCGCCAACCGCTGCCTGACGACTGTCGAGAACATCGCCCTTGGGCAGAATCTCGGCGACTTCCACAGCGGCTTCCGCGCGTACTCTCGCAAGGTCCTCGAGACGGTGCCGTTCGAGAAGAATTCCGACGACTTCGTCTTCGACAGCCAGTTCCTCGCCCAGGCGGTCCATTTCGGTTTCCGCATCGGCGACATTCCCGTCCCGGTCCGCTACTTCGACGAAGCCTCCAGCATCAGCTTCCGTCGCTGCATTACCTACGGACTGGCGACGCTGGGTGTCCTCGGCGAGTTCTACCGGCACCGCTGCACGCCCTGGAAGTCAGAACGCTTCCAGACAGACGCCTGA
- a CDS encoding LutB/LldF family L-lactate oxidation iron-sulfur protein gives MATATSHPAEAARFIQNNERAHWHDQSLWFVRAKRDKAASTLPEWEQLRETASQIKLSTMSRLADLLEQFEENARRQGAIVHWARDAAEHNEIVLSILQQHNVKRVVKSKSMLTEECHLNPYLERHGLEVVDTDLGEWIVQLRQEPPSHIVMPAIHTKREEIGELFHQHIGTEKGATDPNYLARAARHELRQRFINADAGITGVNFAIAETGGFVVCTNEGNADLGTSLPNLHIACMGIEKLIPQAKDLSVFLRLLARSATGQPITTYSSHFHGPRGRHCEMHIVIVDNGRSDILASDDFRRSLNCIRCGACMNTCPVYRRSGGHSYHNTVPGPIGSILGPSQDPEKHSTLPYACSLCGSCSDVCPVKIDLHQQLYTWRSKLVMKGLLPRSKRWSMKMAGKVLGSPWLYRTAGRIGRFLVPKLPRFLVYNRLNPWGRQRELPPMPRKSFRDLYRQRKES, from the coding sequence ATGGCGACAGCGACCTCACACCCGGCCGAAGCCGCCCGCTTCATTCAGAACAACGAACGCGCCCACTGGCACGACCAGTCCCTCTGGTTCGTACGGGCCAAGCGCGACAAGGCCGCCTCGACACTCCCTGAGTGGGAACAGCTCCGCGAGACCGCCTCGCAGATCAAGCTCTCCACCATGTCGCGGCTGGCCGACCTGCTCGAACAGTTCGAGGAGAACGCGCGTCGGCAGGGCGCCATCGTCCACTGGGCCCGCGACGCTGCCGAACACAACGAGATCGTGCTCTCGATTCTCCAGCAGCACAACGTCAAACGCGTCGTCAAAAGCAAGTCGATGCTGACCGAAGAGTGCCACCTCAACCCCTACCTCGAGCGACACGGCCTCGAAGTCGTCGATACCGACCTGGGTGAGTGGATCGTCCAGCTTCGCCAGGAGCCCCCCAGCCACATCGTCATGCCCGCCATCCATACCAAGCGGGAAGAGATCGGCGAGCTGTTCCATCAGCACATCGGCACCGAGAAGGGGGCGACTGACCCCAACTACCTCGCCCGGGCCGCGAGACATGAACTCCGCCAGCGGTTCATCAACGCCGATGCCGGCATCACCGGCGTCAACTTCGCCATTGCCGAGACCGGCGGCTTCGTCGTCTGCACGAACGAGGGGAATGCCGACCTGGGCACGTCGCTTCCCAACCTGCACATCGCCTGCATGGGCATCGAAAAGCTGATCCCGCAGGCAAAAGACCTGAGCGTCTTCCTCCGCCTGCTCGCCCGGTCCGCAACCGGCCAGCCGATCACGACCTACAGCAGTCACTTCCACGGTCCCCGGGGACGTCACTGCGAGATGCACATCGTGATTGTCGACAACGGTCGCAGCGACATCCTCGCCAGCGACGACTTCCGACGCTCGCTCAACTGCATCCGCTGCGGTGCCTGCATGAACACCTGCCCGGTCTACCGGCGGTCCGGCGGACACAGCTACCACAACACCGTTCCCGGCCCGATCGGTTCGATCCTCGGGCCGTCCCAGGATCCCGAGAAGCACTCCACACTACCGTACGCCTGCAGCCTGTGCGGCTCCTGCAGCGACGTCTGCCCGGTCAAGATCGACCTGCACCAGCAGCTCTACACCTGGCGGAGCAAGCTGGTTATGAAGGGCCTGCTGCCGCGATCCAAGCGGTGGTCGATGAAGATGGCCGGCAAGGTCCTCGGTTCCCCGTGGCTGTACCGCACGGCAGGCAGGATCGGTCGCTTCCTCGTGCCGAAGCTCCCCCGATTCCTGGTCTACAACCGGCTGAACCCGTGGGGCCGCCAGCGCGAGCTGCCGCCCATGCCCCGCAAGAGCTTCCGCGACCTGTATCGACAGCGGAAAGAGTCCTGA
- a CDS encoding (5-formylfuran-3-yl)methyl phosphate synthase produces MHQGPQLLVSVRDADEARAAMRGGVDIVDVKEPAHGPLGMADPHVIASVVEAVTEHDATRCCSAALGEVSDWFETCAVPALPGGLRYAKLGLSGLGRSASWCREWQDVRRRFEEASSGSWEWIAVAYADQQAADSPRLGEIIPAAAEASCAGVLIDTFDKRNGDLLSHLIAGELGEAAVQCHASGLFLAVAGRLSVASLSELAGTGCDVVGIRSAACEARDRQAAVRAECVAAFRRQMIEVFAHAEDRGDWRRQPGAAGNTGH; encoded by the coding sequence ATGCACCAGGGGCCGCAACTGCTCGTGAGTGTTCGCGATGCGGATGAAGCCCGCGCCGCAATGAGGGGCGGCGTCGACATCGTCGACGTCAAGGAGCCGGCTCATGGTCCTCTGGGGATGGCCGATCCGCATGTGATTGCCTCAGTGGTCGAAGCGGTCACCGAACATGATGCCACGCGTTGCTGCAGTGCGGCACTCGGTGAGGTCTCCGACTGGTTCGAAACGTGTGCCGTTCCTGCCCTGCCGGGGGGCCTGCGGTACGCGAAGCTGGGACTGTCGGGCCTGGGGCGGTCCGCGTCGTGGTGCCGCGAGTGGCAGGACGTGCGGCGCAGGTTCGAGGAGGCATCGTCCGGTTCATGGGAATGGATTGCCGTCGCGTACGCGGATCAACAGGCCGCAGACTCCCCCCGGCTCGGCGAGATCATTCCGGCTGCCGCGGAGGCCTCGTGTGCCGGCGTGCTGATCGATACGTTCGACAAGCGGAATGGCGACCTCCTGTCGCACCTGATCGCAGGCGAACTCGGCGAGGCAGCGGTACAGTGCCATGCGTCGGGGCTGTTTCTGGCCGTGGCCGGGCGTCTTTCGGTCGCGTCGCTGTCTGAGCTGGCCGGGACCGGGTGCGATGTGGTCGGGATTCGTTCGGCCGCCTGCGAAGCTCGGGATCGGCAGGCAGCAGTTCGGGCAGAGTGTGTGGCGGCGTTCCGCAGGCAGATGATCGAGGTATTCGCTCATGCAGAAGATCGTGGCGATTGGCGGAGGCAACCTGGCGCTGCGGGAAACACTGGCCATTGA
- a CDS encoding class I SAM-dependent methyltransferase yields MSTLPRLLTLLLVLAAAAVSRPASAQEKSVNPGINKSFEDPDVDQFVDRFEREGRDVFDHQNEILEAIGLKPGMVVADIGAGTGLFSRKFARAVGPEGQVFAVDIAEKFVRHVESTAREAGLTNVVGVVAGADAVNLPPASVDLAFICDTYHHFEFPTKTMQSLHRALRPGGEVILIDFIRIEGVSDDWILGHVRADQETFTREITATGFRQVEDRKGLLDESYFVRFRKVPAPQAEAVPPPPPTPAPLTTAS; encoded by the coding sequence ATGTCCACCTTGCCCCGCCTCCTGACGCTCCTGCTGGTACTCGCTGCCGCCGCAGTGTCCAGGCCGGCCTCGGCGCAGGAGAAGAGCGTCAATCCGGGCATCAACAAGTCGTTCGAAGACCCCGACGTCGATCAGTTCGTCGATCGTTTCGAGCGGGAAGGCCGCGACGTCTTCGACCACCAGAACGAGATCCTCGAGGCGATCGGCCTCAAGCCGGGAATGGTCGTCGCCGACATCGGTGCCGGCACCGGACTGTTCTCCCGCAAGTTTGCCCGTGCCGTCGGGCCGGAAGGTCAGGTCTTTGCCGTCGACATCGCGGAGAAGTTTGTCCGCCACGTCGAGTCGACCGCCCGCGAGGCCGGCCTGACCAATGTGGTCGGTGTCGTTGCCGGAGCCGACGCGGTCAATCTGCCCCCCGCATCGGTCGATCTGGCCTTCATCTGCGACACCTACCATCACTTCGAGTTTCCGACGAAAACGATGCAGTCGCTTCATCGGGCCCTGCGTCCCGGCGGCGAGGTGATCCTGATCGATTTCATCCGGATCGAAGGGGTCAGCGACGACTGGATCCTCGGACATGTCCGGGCCGATCAGGAAACATTCACCCGCGAGATCACCGCGACCGGCTTCCGCCAGGTTGAAGATCGGAAGGGACTTCTCGACGAATCCTACTTCGTCCGGTTCCGCAAAGTCCCCGCCCCGCAGGCCGAAGCCGTTCCGCCCCCGCCCCCCACACCGGCACCACTGACAACGGCCTCCTGA
- a CDS encoding sugar phosphate isomerase/epimerase family protein — translation MKFAICQELFVDWDWERQCRFIAETGYTGIEVAPFTLGQEPLSLPADQRRQMRDVATDCGLEVVGLHWLLAKTEGLHLTTADAAVRKRTAEYLMGLADLCADLGGDVMVFGSPPQRNLEEGVDHEQAMAHAAEIFTACMPHFADRGVTLCMEPLTTKETDFCNTCADAARLIEMVDHPNIALHQDVKAMLGEETPIPELIDRFSALTRHFHVNDSNLLGPGMGETDYHPIFDALQRSGYDGWVSVEVFDYSPGAEEIARQSLGYMRRILDDVQA, via the coding sequence ATGAAATTCGCCATCTGCCAGGAACTCTTTGTCGACTGGGACTGGGAACGACAGTGCCGCTTCATCGCCGAAACCGGATACACCGGCATCGAGGTCGCACCGTTCACGCTCGGCCAGGAACCGCTCTCACTTCCGGCTGACCAGCGACGGCAGATGCGCGACGTTGCCACCGACTGCGGGCTCGAGGTTGTCGGACTGCACTGGCTGCTGGCGAAGACCGAGGGTTTGCATCTCACCACCGCCGACGCCGCCGTGCGCAAACGGACCGCCGAGTACCTCATGGGACTGGCCGACCTGTGCGCCGACCTGGGTGGCGACGTGATGGTCTTCGGATCCCCCCCGCAGCGCAATCTCGAAGAGGGCGTCGACCACGAACAGGCGATGGCTCATGCCGCCGAGATCTTCACCGCCTGCATGCCTCACTTCGCCGATCGTGGTGTCACGTTGTGCATGGAACCACTCACCACGAAAGAGACCGACTTCTGCAACACGTGCGCTGACGCCGCGCGGCTGATCGAGATGGTCGACCATCCCAACATTGCATTGCACCAGGACGTCAAAGCGATGCTTGGCGAAGAGACACCCATCCCCGAACTGATCGATCGTTTCAGCGCGCTCACGCGTCACTTCCACGTCAACGACAGCAACCTGCTTGGGCCCGGCATGGGCGAAACGGATTACCATCCCATCTTCGATGCGCTGCAGCGCAGTGGTTACGACGGATGGGTTTCGGTCGAAGTTTTCGACTACTCGCCTGGTGCAGAAGAAATTGCACGGCAAAGCCTCGGCTACATGCGCCGCATACTCGATGACGTTCAAGCATGA
- a CDS encoding rhomboid family intramembrane serine protease — MIPLRDNIPSRTTPVVNYAIIAVCALCFFVQLQEQPGEVSLVERLGMIPARLTHPGEPVEIVTDIRREMTPQGVQIVKEMRPAAPPAVPAVLTLLTCVFLHGGWMHFLGNMWFLFIFGDNVEDRFGHVGYLIFYLAMGVAASLSHLASDPSSTIPTIGASGAIAGVMGAYLVWYPHARVQALIPIFFILQIAVLPAHIFLGFWFLLQFFQGTLSTVSTAATGVAWWAHIGGFAIGALVAWLLGTTGVLRPRNASVRPHTERTQMYRVRRHGNQW, encoded by the coding sequence ATGATTCCTCTGCGTGACAACATCCCTTCCCGCACCACACCGGTGGTCAACTACGCGATCATTGCGGTCTGCGCGCTGTGCTTCTTTGTGCAGCTGCAGGAACAGCCGGGGGAGGTGTCGCTGGTCGAGCGTCTGGGGATGATTCCGGCCCGTTTGACGCATCCCGGCGAACCGGTCGAGATCGTCACGGATATCCGGCGAGAGATGACGCCCCAGGGCGTTCAGATCGTCAAGGAGATGCGGCCGGCCGCCCCGCCCGCGGTACCGGCAGTGCTGACTCTGCTGACCTGCGTCTTTCTGCATGGCGGCTGGATGCACTTTCTGGGGAACATGTGGTTCCTGTTCATCTTCGGTGACAATGTGGAAGACCGGTTCGGGCACGTGGGGTATCTGATTTTCTACCTGGCGATGGGAGTGGCGGCGAGTCTTTCGCATCTGGCGTCGGACCCGTCGTCGACGATACCGACCATCGGTGCCAGTGGAGCGATCGCCGGCGTGATGGGGGCGTACCTGGTGTGGTACCCGCATGCCCGGGTGCAGGCGCTGATCCCGATCTTCTTTATCCTGCAGATCGCCGTACTGCCCGCGCACATTTTCCTGGGGTTCTGGTTCCTGCTGCAGTTCTTCCAGGGGACCCTTTCGACCGTTTCGACGGCGGCGACGGGGGTTGCCTGGTGGGCGCACATTGGGGGGTTCGCGATCGGAGCGCTGGTGGCGTGGCTGCTGGGGACGACGGGCGTGTTGCGACCGCGGAACGCCTCGGTCCGGCCGCATACGGAGCGGACGCAGATGTACCGTGTCCGCCGCCACGGGAACCAGTGGTGA
- a CDS encoding (Fe-S)-binding protein, whose amino-acid sequence MRVGLFIPCYIDQLYPDVGLATLELLQRFGCDVDYPEAQTCCGQPMANTGCWDDARPLARHFVRTFADYDHIVCPSGSCAAMVVHHYHDLLHDDPTYEAVRKKTWELCQFLVDVLDVQDFGDIRFPHRVGLHNSCHGLRELRLGSSSERMDAPFSKVRQLLEKIDGVEIVELDRPDECCGFGGTFAVSEEAVSCMMGLDRIHDHEQAGAEVITAGDMSCLMHLQGLIQRQHKPLRIMHIAQILAGRSPEPVETATR is encoded by the coding sequence ATGCGCGTCGGACTCTTCATCCCCTGCTACATCGACCAGCTCTACCCCGATGTCGGGCTGGCCACGCTCGAACTCCTGCAGCGTTTCGGCTGCGACGTCGACTACCCGGAAGCGCAGACCTGCTGCGGTCAGCCGATGGCCAACACCGGCTGCTGGGACGACGCACGCCCCCTCGCCCGGCATTTCGTCCGCACCTTTGCCGACTACGACCATATCGTCTGCCCCTCCGGCAGCTGCGCCGCCATGGTCGTGCACCACTACCACGACCTGCTGCACGACGATCCCACGTACGAAGCGGTCCGCAAGAAGACCTGGGAACTCTGCCAGTTCCTCGTCGACGTCCTCGACGTCCAGGACTTCGGCGACATCCGCTTTCCCCACCGCGTGGGGCTTCACAACAGTTGTCACGGACTCCGCGAACTGCGGCTCGGCAGCTCCTCCGAACGGATGGATGCCCCTTTCAGCAAGGTCCGTCAGTTACTCGAGAAGATCGACGGCGTCGAGATCGTCGAACTCGACCGACCGGACGAGTGCTGCGGCTTCGGCGGGACATTCGCCGTCTCCGAAGAAGCGGTCTCCTGCATGATGGGCCTGGACCGTATCCACGATCACGAGCAGGCCGGGGCCGAAGTCATCACGGCCGGCGACATGTCCTGCCTGATGCACCTTCAGGGGCTGATCCAGCGGCAGCACAAGCCGCTCCGCATCATGCACATCGCGCAGATCCTCGCCGGCCGCTCCCCCGAACCGGTCGAGACCGCCACGCGCTGA
- a CDS encoding aldehyde dehydrogenase family protein — protein MSPDEIAGLVTRLRDQYNAGCSRPIKWRRRQLRALRQLFVERESALADALTADLGKSPLESYLSETGLLISEVDHTLRNLTRWIRPESVSTPLALQPGRSRVVRSPLGVALILSAWNYPVLLALSPLIPCIAAGNCAILKPSEVAPATSALLAKLVPDYLDPECFAVVEGDVEVSTSLLQQRFDKIFYTGSARVGRIIMEAAAKHLTPVTLELGGKSPCLVGKHVNLKVAARRIVSGKFLNAGQTCVAPDYVLVHREREPQLLELLVRTIKDFYGEDPKQSRDYSRIINTDHFDRLIELARSGQPLNELSSDREQRYISPTVLTEVTADSPVMQEEIFGPLLPVLAVEDMQEAVRFVQARERPLSMYVFTKERDLIDQVVAETHSGGLCINDTVMHLANHDLPFGGIGQSGIGQYHGRWGIEAFSQPRAVYEHRLRPDPPLRYPPFEQKSEEVSRWLMSGRPSLWRVIRRRLGLG, from the coding sequence ATGTCGCCGGACGAAATTGCCGGGTTGGTCACCCGTTTGCGCGACCAGTACAACGCGGGCTGCAGCCGTCCGATCAAGTGGCGTCGCCGTCAGCTTCGAGCCCTGCGGCAGTTGTTTGTCGAGCGGGAAAGTGCTCTGGCGGATGCGTTGACCGCCGACCTGGGTAAGTCGCCGCTGGAAAGCTATCTGTCCGAGACGGGGCTGCTGATCTCGGAAGTGGACCACACGCTGCGAAACCTGACGCGATGGATCCGTCCCGAGTCAGTCAGCACGCCGCTGGCCCTGCAGCCGGGCCGCAGCCGGGTTGTTCGATCACCGCTCGGCGTGGCACTGATCCTTTCGGCATGGAACTATCCGGTCCTGCTGGCACTCTCGCCGCTGATTCCCTGTATCGCGGCCGGCAATTGCGCGATTCTCAAGCCTTCTGAAGTGGCTCCCGCGACGTCGGCTCTGCTGGCGAAACTGGTGCCGGACTATCTCGACCCGGAATGCTTTGCCGTCGTCGAAGGGGACGTCGAGGTCTCGACGTCGCTGCTGCAGCAGCGTTTCGACAAGATCTTCTACACCGGGAGTGCCCGTGTCGGCCGGATCATTATGGAAGCGGCGGCAAAGCACCTGACGCCGGTGACGCTCGAACTGGGAGGGAAAAGTCCCTGCCTGGTGGGTAAGCACGTCAATCTGAAGGTGGCCGCCCGGCGAATCGTCTCGGGCAAGTTCCTCAATGCCGGTCAGACCTGCGTGGCTCCCGACTACGTGCTGGTGCACCGGGAGCGGGAGCCGCAGTTGCTGGAACTGCTGGTCCGGACGATCAAGGACTTCTACGGCGAAGACCCGAAGCAGAGTCGTGACTACAGCCGGATCATCAACACGGACCATTTCGACCGGCTGATCGAACTGGCCAGGTCGGGGCAGCCGCTCAACGAGTTGAGCAGTGACCGGGAACAGCGGTACATCTCGCCGACGGTGCTGACGGAGGTCACGGCCGACTCTCCGGTGATGCAGGAAGAGATCTTCGGGCCGTTGCTTCCCGTGCTGGCTGTCGAGGACATGCAGGAGGCGGTCCGGTTCGTGCAGGCCCGCGAGCGACCGTTGTCGATGTACGTGTTCACCAAGGAGCGGGACCTGATTGACCAGGTCGTCGCGGAAACGCATTCGGGCGGACTGTGCATCAACGACACCGTCATGCATCTGGCAAACCACGACCTGCCGTTTGGCGGGATCGGTCAGAGCGGTATCGGGCAGTATCACGGCCGCTGGGGAATCGAAGCGTTCAGTCAGCCCCGGGCGGTTTACGAGCACCGGCTCCGGCCGGACCCGCCCCTGAGGTATCCACCATTCGAGCAGAAGTCGGAGGAGGTCTCGCGGTGGCTCATGAGTGGCCGGCCTTCACTGTGGCGGGTGATTCGAAGGCGGCTGGGGCTCGGGTGA
- a CDS encoding Type 1 glutamine amidotransferase-like domain-containing protein: MQKIVAIGGGNLALRETLAIDRAIVRFTEKSRPQALFIPTASGDASEYCDVFQSVYGKGLKCSVEVLKLLGAAPAHATMARMIRQADLIYVGGGNTLKMMRRWRRLGVDELLRKAWKRGCVLSGISAGANCWFEAGSSDSMKFYRPDDWSFIRVRGMGLIPATCCPHYHAESREESFAELIGNHGGVGVALDNHTAVQIHGETYRVLTSRESGRAYRLERIRGKVERRELQAQKRFASMSDLGFGGED; this comes from the coding sequence ATGCAGAAGATCGTGGCGATTGGCGGAGGCAACCTGGCGCTGCGGGAAACACTGGCCATTGACCGGGCCATCGTCCGGTTCACGGAGAAGTCGCGACCACAGGCGCTGTTCATCCCGACAGCGAGTGGCGATGCGTCCGAGTACTGCGACGTCTTTCAGAGCGTGTACGGCAAAGGGCTGAAGTGCTCCGTCGAGGTCCTCAAGCTGCTGGGAGCGGCTCCGGCTCATGCGACAATGGCGCGGATGATCCGCCAGGCGGACCTGATCTATGTGGGCGGCGGCAACACACTCAAGATGATGCGACGCTGGCGGCGCCTGGGCGTCGACGAGCTGTTGCGGAAAGCCTGGAAGCGGGGCTGCGTCCTCTCGGGAATCAGTGCCGGTGCGAACTGCTGGTTCGAGGCGGGGAGCAGCGACTCGATGAAGTTTTACCGGCCGGACGACTGGTCGTTCATCCGCGTACGGGGGATGGGGCTGATCCCGGCGACATGCTGTCCGCACTATCACGCCGAGTCCCGTGAGGAGTCGTTCGCGGAACTGATCGGCAACCATGGCGGGGTGGGGGTTGCTCTGGACAATCACACGGCGGTCCAGATCCACGGGGAGACGTACCGGGTGCTGACGTCGCGGGAGAGTGGTCGGGCTTACCGGTTGGAGCGGATACGCGGAAAAGTGGAACGGCGCGAGCTGCAGGCGCAGAAACGGTTTGCGAGCATGTCGGATCTCGGCTTCGGGGGTGAAGACTGA